From Eriocheir sinensis breed Jianghai 21 chromosome 37, ASM2467909v1, whole genome shotgun sequence, one genomic window encodes:
- the LOC127008313 gene encoding sterol regulatory element-binding protein 1-like isoform X4 codes for MNWPDLDLDDIKDLGLDWGDGEVLGGPPTPAPGPAVAPAHSMPRTISPSTFINTNSYPVSQAPLEAPSSMPQQPLVVGNPTMRQVAHVAPAPRIEQPIVSTAPAPVTPQLHQLLTHSQVTMAPQNKPLAPVQSQGLTVQQVAQLAPVTRAVTTLTQVVQQPTLVQQLVLPKTETITTTSAGGCLAVPHTLVYKAAPTLTTIQGLDVVTGFPLVLESDRLPLARVVNPTVKLATSGMVPQKGEKRNSHNAIEKRYRCSINDKILELKNLVAGEEAKLHKSQILKKAIDYIHCLRNQNRRLRTELNAYRMRDGSQKITDLLVGPYTPPPSDSSSPARSPLSDSSLPPSPHSAKAEVKEEELSSPGSSPPYFVAQAQAMADGSRMMLCVMVLTVVAFNPLASLSPAPPSPAVGDVPGRTILEDQPQGEEGFTKLWSSVAVSLVNLVVMMVLLVRVFVYGEPVVRRRSQAADSFWRHRKQADQDLNKGNYSSASQQYSLALQSIGRPLPTTWPEKVLSVLWQVTRQVLQRLYLGRWLAKHAGGLFLEPCVREEVRGNVCECAHVYHRLHQLHLMGHTSDGSHLLGLYLALTSINLGECGSVAGGDMAEMLVSCALRVKESLPEPCRLLARILVSQASRAPPPQTLAWLFTPSGRRFFASHKWSYDADRQSMFTRLTDKADPLAYLLLLYREHLLERAITTLVNPGNKAEDTHEEGGSHSRTTTPDVLRYLQTLQHTFSAPPGAALHATSRDEVCSWWSSLLGVIAHWLLGEDDQAEALFVTLENTPELLKASEDPLPTAVLYAVKARRQLGHGSPSAVLRLCDRAGSALSDSIHQASFKHPHSMVQSVQLIVVDWLLGVRTVAWEGEVARDCDTLTVAPPHVLQGFQHDLALLRKLVHYLPGVVARVFLHEATLRMMAGASPARTQQLLDRSLRHRYSRPSVICGKVKGAENFSGEREHATALMLACRHLPSQLLSSPGERAGMLAEAAKTLEKIGDKRRLQDCYTLMKSLGTGVSSYG; via the exons ATGAATTGGCCCGACCTGGACCTCGATGACATCAAAGACCTGGGACTGGACTGGGGGGATGGGGAGGTGCTGGGTGGCCCTCCCACCCCGGCCCCTGGCCCTGCAGTGGCCCCCGCCCACTCCATGCCGCGCACCATCAGCCCATCCACCTTCATCAACACAAACAGTTATCCG GTGAGCCAGGCGCCCCTTGAGGCTCCATCCAGCATGCCACAGCAGCCCCTGGTGGTGGGCAACCCCACAATGAGGCAGGTGGCTCACGTGGCACCAGCACCGCGAATAGAGCAACCCATAGTTAGCACGGCACCTGCTCCGGTCACTCCCCAGCTACACCAGTTGCTTACCCATTCCCAAGTGACCATGGCACCACAGAACAAACCCTTGGCACCAGTACAATCCCAGGGGCTGACGGTGCAGCAGGTGGCACAGCTGGCCCCGGTCACTAGGGCTGTCACCACCCTCACACAGGTGGTGCAGCAGCCCACTCTGGTGCAGCAGCTGGTGTTGCCCAAGACagagaccatcaccaccaccagtgccgGTGGCTGCCTGGCAGTGCCCCATACCCTGGTGTACAAGGCGGCcccaacactcaccaccatccaGGGGCTGGATGTTGTCACAGGCTTTCCCTTGGTACTGGAGTCTGACCGCCTGCCCCTGGCCAGAGTGGTGAACCCAACTGTCAAACTGGCCACTTCGGGGATGGTGCCACAGAAGGGGGAGAAGCGGAACTCTCACAATGCCATTGAGAAGCGTTACCGATGCTCTATCAACGACAAAATCCTGGAGCTGAAGAACCTCGTGGCGGGGGAGGAGGCCAAG CTGCACAAGTCCCAGATCCTGAAAAAGGCCATTGACTACATCCACTGCCTGCGCAACCAGAACAGGCGCCTCCGGACAGAACTCAACGCCTACAGGATGCGCGACGGCAGCCAGAAGATCACTGACCTGCTGGTGGGTCCGTACACCCCCCCGCCCTCAGATAGTTCTTCACCTGCCCGCTCACCGCTCTCGGACTCTTCCCTCCCGCCCTCACCACATTCCGCCAAggcagaggtaaaggaggag GAGCTCTCGTCACCGGGAAGCAGCCCTCCGTACTTCGTGGCTCAAGCTCAGGCCATGGCCGACGGGTCCCGCATGATGCTGTGTGTTATGGTGCTGACGGTGGTGGCCTTCAACCCCTTGGCCTCCCTCAGCCCTGCTCCACCTAGCCCTGCCGTGGGAGATGTACCAGGCCGCACCATTCTTGAGGATCAGCCCCAGGGTGAAG AAGGATTCACCAAGCTGTGGTCGTCAGTGGCCGTGTCGCTGGTCaacctggtggtgatgatggtgctgctgGTGCGGGTGTTTGTGTACGGGGAGCCGGTGGTGAGGCGGCGCTCCCAGGCTGCTGATTCCTTCTGGCGGCATCGTAAACAGGCTGACCAGGATTTGAataag GGAAACTACAGCAGTGCCAGCCAGCAGTACTCCCTGGCCCTACAGTCCATTGGGCGGCCGCTTCCCACCACCTGGCCGGAGAAGGTGCTGTCGGTGCTGTGGCAGGTGACACGCCAGGTCCTGCAGCGCCTCTACCTGGGACGCTGGCTGGCCAAGCATGCCGGCGGCCTCTTCCTGGAGCC gtgtgtgagggaggaagtgcGAGGGAACGTCTGTGAATGTGCGCATGTGTACCACCGCCTGCACCAGCTGCACCTGATGGGACACACCTCGGATGGCTCTCACCTGCTGGGGCTGTACCTCGCCCTCACCTCTATCAACCTGGGAGAGTGTGGCTCAGTGGCTG GAGGAGACATGGCGGAGATGTTGGTGTCCTGCGCTCTTAGGGTGAAGGAGAGTCTGCCCGAGCCATGCCGTCTGCTGGCCAGGATCCTTGTGAGCCAGGCCAGCCGCGCCCCCCCACCTCAGACCCTGGCCTGGCTCTTCACACCCTCTGGACGCCGGTTCTTCGCCTCGCACAAGTGGTCTTACGATGCCGACCGTCAGTCCATGTTTACACGGCTCACAGACAAGGCTGACCCCCTGGCGTACCtcctcttgctgtacag AGAGCACCTACTTGAACGTGCCATTACAACCTTGGTGAACCCCGGCAACAAGGCAGAGGACACGCATGAGGAGGGCGGCTCCCACTCGCGCACCACAACCCCTGACGTGCTGCGCTACCTCCAGACACTGCAGCACACCTTCTCGGCTCCTCCCGGCGCTGCACTCCACGCCACTTCCAGGGACGAG GTGTGCAGTTGGTGGAGTTCCTTGCTGGGGGTCATTGCTCACTGGTTGCTAGGAGAAGACGACCAGGCTGAGGCACTATTTGTCACCCTAGAGAACACCCCAGAGCTCCTCAAAGCCTCCGAGGACCCCCTGCCCACTGCTGTCCTCTATGCTGTCAA GGCAAGACGTCAACTGGGCCATGGCTCCCCCTCGGCTGTGCTGCGGCTGTGTGACCGTGCCGGGTCTGCCCTCAGTGACTCCATCCACCAGGCCTCCTTCAAGCACCCACACTCCATGGTTCAG AGTGTCCAGCTCATTGTAGTGGACTGGCTCCTTGGAGTGCGGACTGTGGCCTGGGAAGGGGAGGTGGCCCGGGACTGTGACACCCTTACCGTCGCACCGCCTCATGTGCTGCAGGGCTTCCAGCACGACTTGGCCCTCCTCCGCAAGCTGGTTCACTACCTTCCT GGCGTTGTGGCGAGGGTGTTCCTGCATGAGGCCACGCTGAGGATGATGGCCGGCGCTTCCCCCGCCAGGACGCAGCAGCTGCTGGACCGCTCCCTGCGCCACCGCTACAGCCGGCCGTCTGTTATCTGTGGCAAAG TCAAAGGCGCAGAGAACTTCAGTGGGGAACGAGAGCACGCCACAGCCCTCATGCTGGCCTGCAGACACCTCCCATCACAGCTCCTCTCCTCACCCGGGGAGCGTGCCGGCATGCTGGCCGAGGCTGCCAAGACCCTGGAGAAGATAGGAGACAAGCGGCGGCTGCAGGACTGTTACACACTTATGAAGTCGCTGGGCACAGGGGTTTCTTCGTATGGATAG